The DNA window TGCTTGAGGCGAGCGGCGGCGAGACCCGGCTGTCCGGCGCCTATCTGGGGTCGGGCAAGCAGCATCTCGACACGTCGATTCTGGTCGACCACGCGGCGCCGGATTGTATCAGCAGACAAGTCTACAAGGGCGTTCTGGACGATCAGGCGCGTGGCGTGTTTCAGGGGAAGATCATCGTGCGCCGGGATTCGCAGCGTACCGACGGATTCCAGATGAATCGCGGGCTGTTGCTGTCCCCCCGGGCCGAGATGAACGCCAAACCGGAACTGGAAATCTACGCCGACGATGTAAAGTGTTCCCACGGATCAACCGTTGGTGAAATCGACGAGGAAGCGCTATTCTATATGCAGGCGCGCGGGATCGGTTTGGCCGAGGCCCGGTCTTTGCTGATCGCGGCCTATGTCGAAGAGGCGATCGAAGAAATCGAGATATCGTCGATTCGCAAACAGTTTTCCGAGCGGGCGCGGCTCTGGATGGCCGCCAGATAGGGGCCCCGGATAGGGCTCCAGGGAACAAGGAGGCGGCGATGCCAGGAGCGGAAGCACCGGTAGGATCCGCGGCGGGCAAGCCGCCGCTGACAGTGGTCGGCGAGGACGACGATATCATGGAACGACATCGAAGCGCGGTTGGAGCCTATGATCTGGCAGCCATTCGCTCGGATTTTCCGATCCTCGACCAGATGGTCCATGGAAAGCCGCTGGCCTATCTCGACAATGCGGCCTCTGCGCAAAAGCCCCATGCCGTTATCGACAGTCTGGTGGCGCTTTACAGCCATGATTACGCCAATGTCCATCGTGGACTGCATGCGCTGTCGTCACGAGCCACTGACAGATACGAAGCCGCGCGTGAGACCGTGCGCGAACATCTGAACGCCCCGTCCGAGCGCGAGATCGTTTTTACCAAGGGCGCGACCGAGGCGCTCAACCTTTTGGCCGCCTGTCTTGGCCAGGGCATCCTGCGCCAGGGTGACGAGGTCATCATCACGGGCCTGGAGCATCATTCCAACATCGTGCCGTGGCAGCTCTTGCGCGACCGCATGAGGATCGTCCTCAAAATCGTGCCGGTCGGCGACAATGGCGACGTCGATCCCGCCGATCTGCGGGCGCTTCTGACCGACCGGACACGGGTGGTTTCGGTCGCCCATATGTCGAACGCGCTGGGCACCATCCTTCCGGTCGAGGAGATGGTAGCGGACGCGAAAGCGGCCGGTGCGATCACCATTCTCGACGGGTGTCAGGCCGTCAGCCACATGAAGGTGGATGTTCGGGCTCTTGGCTGCGATGCCTATGTCTTCTCCGGCCACAAGGTCTATGGGCCGACCGGGATTGGTATCCTTTGGGCGCGCGAAGACCTGCTGGATCGTCTGCCACCCTATCATGGCGGTGGCGAGATGATCCGCTCGGTCACCTTTGAAAAATCGACCTGGGCCGATCTGCCTGCTAAATTCGAGGCCGGCACGCCACCGATCGCCGGGGCGGTTGGATTGAAGGCAGCGCTTGATTACGTCAATGGCATCGGCATGGAACTGATTGCCCGCCACGAAGCCAGCGTGTTCGACTATGCCGTGGATTGCCTGGAGTCGATCGAGGGCGTGAGCCTGATTGGCAAGGCCCGGCGGCGGGCGTCGATCCTGTCGTTTGTGATGGACGTTGCCCACCCGCACGATATCGCCACGCTTGTCGACCGCCAGGGGGTGGCGGTGCGCGCGGGCCACCACTGCGCACAGCCCCTGATGGACCGATTTGGCCTGCCGGCGACGGCGAGGGCGAGTATCGGACTTTATAACAGCATCGCCGAAATCGACCAATTGGCCGAGGCATTGCATCGGGTTCGACGGCTGCTGGCATAAAACCATGGCCGGTGAGCGGCATTTCAAGGGGTCCGGACAAGACGACACGCCCTGGACGCAGGATTTGTTAAGCGGCGGCGAATGATTATATGATTGGTAACGGTACCGGATTCCGGAACCTGTCACCGGACGAAACAAGTCTCCGGCGGCCCACCAGACGAGAGGTTGACGATGGTTCAGCTAAAGCCGATCACCATCACGGACCGTGCCGCGGCGCGGGTCAAGACGCTGATGGCGAAGACGGACCAGCCCGTGATCGGGTTGCGCGTCGGGGTCAAGAAAACCGGATGTTCCGGGTTGTCCTATAAGATGGACTATGCGACGGAGGTCGGGAAATTCGAGGAAGTGCTCGAAGACAAGGGCGTCACCATCCTGATCGAGCCCACCGCAAGCATGTTCCTGCTCGGCACTGAAATGGATTTCGTCGAGGAGGAAATCGGCTCCCGGTTCGTCTTCAACAATCCCAACGAAGTCGATCGGTGCGGCTGCGGCGAAAGCTTCCGCGTTGCCGATGGCAAGG is part of the Fodinicurvata sp. EGI_FJ10296 genome and encodes:
- a CDS encoding iron-sulfur cluster assembly accessory protein codes for the protein MVQLKPITITDRAAARVKTLMAKTDQPVIGLRVGVKKTGCSGLSYKMDYATEVGKFEEVLEDKGVTILIEPTASMFLLGTEMDFVEEEIGSRFVFNNPNEVDRCGCGESFRVADGKEQASATS
- a CDS encoding cysteine desulfurase, yielding MERHRSAVGAYDLAAIRSDFPILDQMVHGKPLAYLDNAASAQKPHAVIDSLVALYSHDYANVHRGLHALSSRATDRYEAARETVREHLNAPSEREIVFTKGATEALNLLAACLGQGILRQGDEVIITGLEHHSNIVPWQLLRDRMRIVLKIVPVGDNGDVDPADLRALLTDRTRVVSVAHMSNALGTILPVEEMVADAKAAGAITILDGCQAVSHMKVDVRALGCDAYVFSGHKVYGPTGIGILWAREDLLDRLPPYHGGGEMIRSVTFEKSTWADLPAKFEAGTPPIAGAVGLKAALDYVNGIGMELIARHEASVFDYAVDCLESIEGVSLIGKARRRASILSFVMDVAHPHDIATLVDRQGVAVRAGHHCAQPLMDRFGLPATARASIGLYNSIAEIDQLAEALHRVRRLLA